The window GGCTTTTATTACATAAAGTTCCGCACATTAGCATTTGGTGATTTAAATCCCAGTAATGATGAGAAGACAAGAATTTTCCGAGTAATTCCTGTTAGTTATAAAGATGCTGGCGTTATCAATGTGCTCAGCCCTGCTTCAGAATTACAATACCAAAATTCATATTTACCATCAGCACTGTTCAGAAACTATAGCGGTTCAGCAGTTCAAATTCCAGTAACGATGAAAATCCTAAAAGATTTAGGCAATAATAATTGGCAGGAAGTATGGCGCGATACCGCAACATCGCCGCTAATGGAACCATTAACTAATTGGACTTTTGTTGCGAAAAACTGGATTGCTGATGTTGGCTTCTACAAAATTATTGCAATTACCAGTCTTGCTGGTGACCAAAATCCTAATAATGATTTTGATACTGCCCATGCGCTATGTGCACAAAAGGATGTTGGCGTGATTGCGATTCGTAGTCCTGGAGCAATAGTTGAACCAACAGTAAGTATAGAACCGTCTGCTGACCTCATCAATCGTAGTTGGAATCAACAAACTTTTAATGCAACATTTACCATTGGCGGATATTCTAATACTCAACAAGTTACCTTAAATGCAGCTGACTTCATTACTCAGACATTTGAACCTTGGCAAGCTCAACCTGGTTATTATTCAATAAAGTGTTCAACTTATTTATCAGGAGACCAAAGACGAGATAATGATGTAAAACGGGCAACTTTATTTGTGCCTTATCGTGATGTTGCACCAATTCAAATCGTTAGCCCTGCAGATACAATTGCACCTGACCCATTTATTCCACGAGTAATTATCAGAAATAATAGCAATTATTATATCACAACACCAGTCCAGTTAGTAATAAAAAATCCAACAGGGCAAACAGTTTATAATAAGACCACTTACATCACGATTTTTAGTGATAGTGCACTCGGTATGGCATACTTTGATGAATGGGTTGACATTGTAAATATGGACCCAGGAACATACAATGCTACAGTTACAACACAATTTCCTTATGACCTTGTTCCTGGTAATAATACAATTTCTAAATCTTTTTACATTAGAAGCAAACGACAAGATATTGCCATGGTCAACATTGCCTCACCCGGCGATAGCGTTGGTCCTAATTATCCGATAATACCGAAAGTCGTAGTCCGAAACGAAGGTAATGTCACATTAGGAAGTTTCTATGTGATTACTGAAATTAGTTATGAAAAAACATTAATCTGGGCAGATACCAGTGCAGTTCCGATACTCAGACCAGGCCAACAGACTTTTATTACTTGTAAATCCTGTAGTTTAGGTTCCGGATTTTATTTAATTAATTCTCAAGCGGTTATTACCGATGATAATGATACAAATAATCAAATCGCTGATAATTTTACAGTAACGAATCAACTAAGACGAGATGTCGGCGTTCATAGTCAAATTGGTATTATTGAACCGAAAAACATTAGACAGCCTGGTCTATTATCTGTGATGGCAATGGTTCATAATTATGGAAATACACAAGAAGATTTTCGTGTGTTTATGAAAATTACTGGTGGTCAACTTATTGCCCCTTATTATGAATATGTAGATGTCCAAGACCTTGACCCGGGTAATGATTTAATTATAACCTTCCCCCATTTCCGTACGGATACTGGCTATAATGTCTATACTGTGACTTGTTCTACAGCCTTAGTGGGAGAATTACCGCAGTATCTTAATAATAATGTCAAGCGCAATACATTTACTGTTTCACCTCAACGAACTTATGGCTGGAGTGTGCTTGATTATATTGATTATCCAGTAGGCGATGGTGGCGCACTAACTTATGTTGGTGGTGGCACGAATCCTGGTATTTATGCTTTAACTGGCAACAAAAGAAATTATTTCTATTATTATGACCTTGTAGAAAACCAATGGTATATGAAATCACCAATGCCTGATTATCACATTGAGCCGAATAGATACACTGTAGGCAAAGGCGCTGCATTATGTAATGACGGAATAAATACAATTTATGCGGTCAGAGGCAACAAAACCGCGGACTTCTATAAATACGATATCAGCAATGATACCTGGATCAAATTAGAATCAGTTCCGCTTGGAGCCAAAAAGAAACGAATTGAAGGCGGAACTGGTCTTATCTATGTAAATAAACCTGATGAACTCGGTGAAATACACAACTACATCTATCTCATCAAAGGCAGTAAAACACGAGAAATGTGGATTTACGACATAGCAAACAACACCTGGTCATTAGCCCAAGAATCTGTTCCTCAAGGACCGTCCGGTAAGGGTGTTGAATACGGAAGTGCTACGGCTACAGATGGTTATCATATATACCTTTTAAAAGCCAAACATAATGAATTCTTTAAATTTAACGTTGCAAATAATACTTGGGAACAGAGGCAGAGTTTACCTTTACCAGCAGTAAAACCTGGTGGTGCTTTGGCATTTATCTATAAACAACCAGAAAACAAACCGTGCCTATATGCTTTCCGAGGAGGAAATACCCGTCACTTTTTACTTTATAATGATTCGGCTAACTCTTGGAAAATAAAAGAAGATATTTGGGTTTCACCTTATCGACCGAAAAATATAAAAAATGGCGCAGCACTTGTTTCCGGTAATAACGCAATTTATGCCCTTAAAGGCAATAAAACCCAAGAATTCTTAAAATATGTACCGCCACCAACATCTTCAGAAAAAGAAGGACCATCCTATCCACCTACTTCTTCTGACCCAGCGCTTTTGTCAACATCTTCAGAAATCAATCAGACAAGATTTACCGTCCAACCTAACATTATCACTGCTAATAAAGTTTTGCTAAAATATCAGTTAGCAAATCTGACCCCCATCACAATTAAGGTCTACAATATCACTGGTGCCTTAATCACAACTAACACTTATCAAGTTGAAAACAAAACTGGAATTATTCCAATAGATATTACTCATATCGCCTCTGGTATCTACTTCTTAAAAGTTGAAAGTGACGGTATAAAGAAACTTGATAAAATTATAATCTCCAAATAACCCTTTCCCTCTCCAATAGGGGCGGTCTTTGACTGCCCCTATTTTTTTCTTAATGAGTCTAAACAATATTCGATTTTTGAGAAAATTTAAATCTATGTTCTTTTATACTTTTATAATATATAATAAAAACATCACAGACACAAAATATTAATATACTGACAGAAATAAAAAAGAATATTAAAGTCTCAGAACCAAACCAATTACTACGACATTAATCTTAACAGAACAATTTTATCATATTTTATCATATTTAATTTATCATATTATCATAATTTAAGTTGACAATAACATAATAATTTAATAAAATAATAAATAAGCACTAATCGTAAGATATGTTACGGGTATGCTTATTGTATATTATAAAAATTATTTCAATGCGCCCGTAGCTCAATTGGATAGAGTGCCGGACTACGAATCCGTAGGTTCCGCGTTCGAATCGCGGCGGGCGCGTTTTGATAAAAATAAATAAAAATACTTAATGAAAAATAACCCCAATAACATTATAACCCGAACATTCGTCCAAAAGAGTTGCTCTTACAATTAGTTGCATTGGATTGTAAAAATGGATGATATTTACTGGATGCAACAAGCATTATTGGAAGCACAACAAGCATATCAAGAAGATGAAGTTCCAGTAGGTGCGGTTGTTGTGTATAACAATCGAATTATTGGTCGAGGACATAATGCTACGGAACGACTAAAAGACCCGACTGCTCATGCAGAAATTATTGCTATCTCATCGGCAGCAAATTATCTAAATAATTGGCGCTTGACTAATACTTCGGTTTATATTACCTTAGAACCGTGTCTAATGTGCACGGGCGCTCTTATTTTAGCACGGGTAAAAAGACTTGTCTTTGGTGCTTATGACTCTAAATTTGGTGCTTGTGGTTCGGTGTATAATATTCCAGAAGGCAATCGGTTTAATCATAAAATACAAGTAACTGCTGGAGTATTATCTGAAGAAAGCCAAAAACTTTTGCAAGATTTCTTTAGAAAGAAACGAAACGCGATTGGCAAATAACAATATACTATATGCTATTTGCTATACTATATGCTATTTGCTATTCGCAAAACGGAGAGATGGCCGAGTGGTCGAAGGCGCATGACTCGAAATCATGTGGGCGAAAAGCCCCGGGGGTTCGAATCCCTCTCTCTCCGCTTAAAATGAAATAAGGAAGATAGAAGATATAAAGAAAAGAAAAGATAAGAAAAGATAAGAAAAGATAAGAAAAGATAAGAAAAGAAAAGAAAAGAAAAGATAAGATAAGATAAGATAAGATAAAGATAAGATAAAGAAAAAAGAAATAAGAAAATAAGAAGAAAATATAAAAATAAAGAAATATAAAAAAATTAAATGAAAAGCATAAAAATAAATATGAAAGCAAATATTAAAGCAACTGTTTTTATCCTGATATTAAATTGTCTTGCAACATCGATCAATGCGAGTAAAATCTCTTTAGTTAAATCGCAACGCCTGCCAATTGCTAATCAAAGAACGACTATTAACAAATTAATTAGAAAAGATATTCGTTATAAAGATAACATTGTTCGCAACCCACAGATTCTTGACCGCATCCGCACGGCAACTAAACAAAATCGCACGGACACAGTTAAAGTTTTGGCATTACGGGTTGAGTTTGTTGAAGATAACACCCCTCTAACCACTGGTAATGGTAAAATGGATTTAGCTGGATTTTTAAGTCCAGATGACGGACTCTTTTATGACCCACCGCACACAAAACGATACTTTGAAAGATTGATGCAAGGTTTGCAAAAATATTATTACCTAAACTCGCTCGGACATCTGTATGTAGATTATGCAGTATATCCCCGGGGAGTATTTGAATGCTACCAACTACCGCATCCAATGATGTATTATGGTGATACCACCAGCATAGAAGGAATCGAAACTGGTTTGTGTCGATTGATGTATGATGCATTAAGAATTGCTGACCAAGACCCGAATCTTAATTTTTCTCTTTATGATTTTATAATTATTTTTCATGCTGGTTCTGGTTTGCAAAGCGATTTAAGAGGTGATAGCCCATTTGATTTACTTGCCGGAACAATTCCTTCGTCGGCTTTGCAAACATATCTTGGTATTCCTTATATCACGGTCGATAATGGTCATCGAATTCATCAAGCAACAATAATGCCAGAGATGATGCGCCAAGATACAATGTATAATGGTGAAGTCAATTTATTAGGAATGACTGGCCTTTTAGGCACTTTATGTCACGAATTCGTCCATTTGCTGGGTGGATATGACCTTTATGATGTAACTGGTTACTCAATGGGAGTTGGTGCTTGGTCATTAATGGGCTTTGGTGCTTGGCTTGGTGACTGGAGTATTGGCGCACCACCAGGTGTAATTCCAGGCATGCTTGACCCATATCATAAAATTCATCTTTTTGGACTTGAACCATTAGTAATAAATTTACCTCAAGAAAGTATTCCGATTTTTACGGCAACAATGGATACGACAAGGTTTAGAATAAGAGGTGATACAGTCTCTCCTCTAATAATTAAAATTCCAATTTCTGATAATGAGTATTTTCTGATTGAGAACCGACAAACTGATGTTAAAAGAAAAGATACGATAGTTGTTGATACTGAAGACGGCGTTGTTATTTGGGTTGAAGATGGCGAATATGATTTCTTTTTACCGGGTTCAGGAATTTTAATTTGGCATATTGATGAACAAGTTATTGCGGATTTCGGACAGTATAATGCAATCAATATCTTTCCGGCTCATAAAGGTGTTGACTTAGAAGAAGGTGATGGAATTCAGGATTTTGATGGCTGGAGCCAAAATGCCAATTTGGATTATCAAATTTATGGTTCCAAATATGACCCGTATTTCATTGGTGGTTTTAATTCTCAATTTACACCAAACACAACTCCCAATTCTGATGGCTATTATGGTAAAACTCACATATGTGTTAATGTTCTAAATCCGCCTGATACGGTAATGTTAATCAGTGTCGATTTCCAGTTATACCAAAAAGGATTTCCGAAAAATCTTAATCGTAACAGCAGAATGTTATCTGCCAGTTGTGCTGATTTAGACCAAGATGGTGATTGGGAAGTGATTGTTGCGGACAGCGCAGGTGGCATCTTTACCTGGCAAAGCGACGGCACCTCACATACAACACTCACCAGCGGTAGTTTTGGTCAATTATACTCATCAATGTCTTCACCACCTGCAATTGGCGATGTTTGTGACGATAATAAACTGGAAGTAGTTTGTGTTGACGAAAATGGCACAGTTTATATCTATCCGTATGATGGTCTGAGACCGAACACAAGAATAAATACTAATGAACGAATCCTATCATCACCCGTCTTAGCCGATTTAGATGGCAATGGCAAAAAAGAGATTATCCTCGGAACAACCAATATGAATTTACATATCTGGAATGGAGATGGAACTCCTTATCCCAATTTTCCTAAATTCTTAAGTTCAGAAATTCGTTCAGCAGTTGCCATCACTGATACCCTCAATCCTCAAATTGTCGTTTTAGGTAGTGATAACCGATTGTTTCTTATAAATTCAGATGGCACTTATGCCTCCGGTTTTCCGATTAATCTGTCTCATAGTCCATTATACAATCTATCACCCCCTGTTGTAGGTGATATTGACCGAGACGGTGTCAAAGAGATTATTGCAATCGCTACTTGCGAAAATAATTGTCGACTCTTTGTTGTTGACTTAAATGGCACAGTCAAATATTCAAGTCCTGAAATTATTCACCGACCGGTTCTTTCTGCACCAGCATTAGCGGATATTGACAATGATGGTTTCTTGGAAGTCATTATTGCCGGTAAGAATAAAATATATGCCTTCAATTACAACGGGACATTACAAACCAATTATCCGTTTGCTCAGGATTCTACTGTGACAATAACTCAATTACTTGATGGCTGGCTCATATCTTATGAAATACCATTTGTCTTCAACTCTTCACCCATACCAGTTGACATTAATAATGACAGTTATCTCGATTTCGTTATCGGTTCACCAAAATCCGGTATTTTGGGACTTGATGGTCGTAATGGAAGGATGTTTAATTATTTTCCAGTTGCTACTGTCGGTTCTGTAAGTGCTACACCGTTAGTTTTTGATTTTGATATTGACAATGATTTAGAAATTGCGGTTGGCTCAGATGTCGGTATATTCTATGTTTGGGACTTTCCGACTCTAACTCATGAGATTGTGTGGAGACAATATCTTAAAGACCCAGCCCATACTGGGCTTTACTCAGGTCTACCCCATCTTCCGTCACCACCAGAAATAACCGTGAAAAATTTTTATGCCTATCCTAATCCGGCAGATAAAGAAATCAATATCCGGTATTATCTTGGTCCCAACCCTCGCAAAGTCAAAATTGCACTGCTTGATATTAGGGGCCAATCAAAATACGAATATAATGGCAGTATCCATCCATTAACTGACAATGAAGTAAAACTAAACCTTGAAGGAATTCCCAGTGGAGTTTATCTCCTCCGATTAGAAGTCGAATCCTCAGCCGTAGCGGGCTCGGCCGTACCGGCCAAGCCAAAAAAAGAAATCAAGTTCTATAAGTTTGCCGTAGTAAAATAGTCTCTAATGAACCTCGTCGCAATAAGACAAGTATTTTTATTTGTTCTCTGGGTTCTTTTTTCACCTGTTATAAGCAGCCAAATTATTAGAGATGATTTTCTATTAAATGACGATAATTATGGTGGTTGTCGACAAGAAGAACCCGCAATTGCTATTAATAATACCGGCTATACTATTATTACCTGGACTGATTTTCGTGATGGCAATGCAGATATTTATGTCCAAAGAATGGATGTCTCAGGAAATTTAATGGGCAATAATTTTCGCGCAAACACTGACGCGGGTTTGAAATGGCAAGGCACACCGTCTGTTGCTATTCATTCTTTAGGAAATTTTGTTGTCGTTTGGGAGGACCGACGCAATTGCAATTCTGATGTCTTCTGCCAAAGATTCAATGCTACAGGTTTACCAATTGATACCAATTTTCAAGTGAATGATAATATCGGCACATCAGACCAAAGAAACGCTGATGTGATTATTCAGCCCAATCAAAACATTATTGTGGTCTGGGATGACTGGCGTAACGACTGGGGTGATATTTATGGTCAAATCTTTGATACGAACGCTAATCCCGTTGGAACAAACTTTAGAATTAATACTGACGGTTATGGCAATACTCAATACCAACCTGCGATTGCTCAAGATAGTTTGGGCAATTTTGTTGTTGCCTGGATGGATGGCAGAAATGGTCATTGGGATATTTATGCACAACGATTTAACAGTCAAGGAACTCCTTTAGGAAATAATTTTCGGGTTAATGATGACCAAAACATTATTATTTTTAATAAACAAAACCCCATCCCGAGTGATAAAAACGGTCCTATCTTTGATAAACAGAAATCTGTAACGAATGACAGAAACAATCTTATCTTTAATAAACTAAAACCCGTATCGGATGACCGAAATGGTCTTATCTTTAATAAACAGAAAGCTGTATCGAATGACAGAAACAATCTTATCTTTGATAAACCAAAACCCGTATCGGATGACCGAAATAGTCTTATCTTTAATAAACTAAAATCAGTACCGAATGACAGAAACAGTCCTATCTTTAACAAACAGACATCAATCTCGGATGATATAACTACTACTGACCAAACTCAACCCCGATTAGCATGTTTTCGCAATGGTCAATTTGTTATTGTCTGGGAAGACCAAAGAAACGGCAATAGTGATATTTACCTTCAGCGCTTTGACAATAATGGCAATCGCATTGGCACAAATCTTCGGGTTAATGATGATAACGGCAATGCGGTACAGATGTTACCCGATATTACATTTGATAATAACGGCAATTTTATTATAACTTGGACTGATAACC of the candidate division WOR-3 bacterium genome contains:
- a CDS encoding choice-of-anchor J domain-containing protein, whose protein sequence is MRRSIILFLLILTSAFAQTMALRESFNGPTFPPPGWTVYNLDDNSPSIPPNDRSQWQQDGHGPHTQPGCAFCRKTYAGGQGGNPQVPNNDWLVTPRVQPEPGANILVFYYRGFTRNQKESLEVWVSTSGNTPAAFTDSGFRVDAFSIRTWDYTRRAVSLASFNNIPIYIAFRYCADNPNRHGVFLDDVGDTTSAPVPPVPFVRIDVGVEEIVRPDTVMPPGELTPQAIIKNYGSRATSFWTRCVIQTYPQGNTIYQESTYLNLQPGEAYGMPFPSLLLSGGFYYIKFRTLAFGDLNPSNDEKTRIFRVIPVSYKDAGVINVLSPASELQYQNSYLPSALFRNYSGSAVQIPVTMKILKDLGNNNWQEVWRDTATSPLMEPLTNWTFVAKNWIADVGFYKIIAITSLAGDQNPNNDFDTAHALCAQKDVGVIAIRSPGAIVEPTVSIEPSADLINRSWNQQTFNATFTIGGYSNTQQVTLNAADFITQTFEPWQAQPGYYSIKCSTYLSGDQRRDNDVKRATLFVPYRDVAPIQIVSPADTIAPDPFIPRVIIRNNSNYYITTPVQLVIKNPTGQTVYNKTTYITIFSDSALGMAYFDEWVDIVNMDPGTYNATVTTQFPYDLVPGNNTISKSFYIRSKRQDIAMVNIASPGDSVGPNYPIIPKVVVRNEGNVTLGSFYVITEISYEKTLIWADTSAVPILRPGQQTFITCKSCSLGSGFYLINSQAVITDDNDTNNQIADNFTVTNQLRRDVGVHSQIGIIEPKNIRQPGLLSVMAMVHNYGNTQEDFRVFMKITGGQLIAPYYEYVDVQDLDPGNDLIITFPHFRTDTGYNVYTVTCSTALVGELPQYLNNNVKRNTFTVSPQRTYGWSVLDYIDYPVGDGGALTYVGGGTNPGIYALTGNKRNYFYYYDLVENQWYMKSPMPDYHIEPNRYTVGKGAALCNDGINTIYAVRGNKTADFYKYDISNDTWIKLESVPLGAKKKRIEGGTGLIYVNKPDELGEIHNYIYLIKGSKTREMWIYDIANNTWSLAQESVPQGPSGKGVEYGSATATDGYHIYLLKAKHNEFFKFNVANNTWEQRQSLPLPAVKPGGALAFIYKQPENKPCLYAFRGGNTRHFLLYNDSANSWKIKEDIWVSPYRPKNIKNGAALVSGNNAIYALKGNKTQEFLKYVPPPTSSEKEGPSYPPTSSDPALLSTSSEINQTRFTVQPNIITANKVLLKYQLANLTPITIKVYNITGALITTNTYQVENKTGIIPIDITHIASGIYFLKVESDGIKKLDKIIISK
- the tadA gene encoding tRNA adenosine(34) deaminase TadA, with translation MDDIYWMQQALLEAQQAYQEDEVPVGAVVVYNNRIIGRGHNATERLKDPTAHAEIIAISSAANYLNNWRLTNTSVYITLEPCLMCTGALILARVKRLVFGAYDSKFGACGSVYNIPEGNRFNHKIQVTAGVLSEESQKLLQDFFRKKRNAIGK
- a CDS encoding T9SS type A sorting domain-containing protein — encoded protein: MKANIKATVFILILNCLATSINASKISLVKSQRLPIANQRTTINKLIRKDIRYKDNIVRNPQILDRIRTATKQNRTDTVKVLALRVEFVEDNTPLTTGNGKMDLAGFLSPDDGLFYDPPHTKRYFERLMQGLQKYYYLNSLGHLYVDYAVYPRGVFECYQLPHPMMYYGDTTSIEGIETGLCRLMYDALRIADQDPNLNFSLYDFIIIFHAGSGLQSDLRGDSPFDLLAGTIPSSALQTYLGIPYITVDNGHRIHQATIMPEMMRQDTMYNGEVNLLGMTGLLGTLCHEFVHLLGGYDLYDVTGYSMGVGAWSLMGFGAWLGDWSIGAPPGVIPGMLDPYHKIHLFGLEPLVINLPQESIPIFTATMDTTRFRIRGDTVSPLIIKIPISDNEYFLIENRQTDVKRKDTIVVDTEDGVVIWVEDGEYDFFLPGSGILIWHIDEQVIADFGQYNAINIFPAHKGVDLEEGDGIQDFDGWSQNANLDYQIYGSKYDPYFIGGFNSQFTPNTTPNSDGYYGKTHICVNVLNPPDTVMLISVDFQLYQKGFPKNLNRNSRMLSASCADLDQDGDWEVIVADSAGGIFTWQSDGTSHTTLTSGSFGQLYSSMSSPPAIGDVCDDNKLEVVCVDENGTVYIYPYDGLRPNTRINTNERILSSPVLADLDGNGKKEIILGTTNMNLHIWNGDGTPYPNFPKFLSSEIRSAVAITDTLNPQIVVLGSDNRLFLINSDGTYASGFPINLSHSPLYNLSPPVVGDIDRDGVKEIIAIATCENNCRLFVVDLNGTVKYSSPEIIHRPVLSAPALADIDNDGFLEVIIAGKNKIYAFNYNGTLQTNYPFAQDSTVTITQLLDGWLISYEIPFVFNSSPIPVDINNDSYLDFVIGSPKSGILGLDGRNGRMFNYFPVATVGSVSATPLVFDFDIDNDLEIAVGSDVGIFYVWDFPTLTHEIVWRQYLKDPAHTGLYSGLPHLPSPPEITVKNFYAYPNPADKEINIRYYLGPNPRKVKIALLDIRGQSKYEYNGSIHPLTDNEVKLNLEGIPSGVYLLRLEVESSAVAGSAVPAKPKKEIKFYKFAVVK